The Solea senegalensis isolate Sse05_10M linkage group LG11, IFAPA_SoseM_1, whole genome shotgun sequence genomic interval cacagacactaaatgtgcaaacctgtgtaATGACTAGGACACGTAGTTATGCCACAGTGAAGGAGATAGTGTGATGATGGAGTTTTTGTCTAGTTTTGAGTCATTTTACACTATACCTCATATGTCATATTCACTCGATTGTTGTcaactgacagcagcagcacatcttgAGGGAAGAGAACCATCAGTCTTTCCTGGCAACCCTGGGAAAACAAGTCAACTGtaatcataataacaacaatactaataataataacaataataaacaaggTAAGGCAGGGCAGGACAAATGAACACATATAGATTGATACACAGATGATTTAGTTAAGGTAAGGTAAAGTAAGGTAagataaggtaaggtaagataGGATAAATTAATACATACATATCGATACAAAGATGACTGAGTTAAGGTAAGGTAAAGTGAGGTAAGATAAGGTACCGTAAAGTAAAGTAAGGTAATGTAATTTGAGGTAAGGTAAGGTAGGATAAATGAACACATACAAATCAAGACACAGGTGATTGAGGTAATGTAAAGTAAGATAAGGTAAGGTACGGTAAAGTAAAGTAAGGTAATGTAAtttaaggtaaggtaaggtaaggtggTTAAATGAACACATATAATGATGAATCATAAATCATAACAGACACTTTAATAAACCTTTGTCCTGAAGGAACATCTGAATGTCACcatgtaaaaagtaaaagagaCCCTAACAAATAGCTGAGAGTTGCCATAAACTATTATAAATgtctacatttttatatatttaattaaacGTTAAATTGCATTTTCACGTCATTAAGTTTCCCTAAACAAATGAGAGTGCAGGTCAGTTTGAAAGCTGACGCCTTCATTTCTTCAGAAGTGTTTTTATAGCACACCACATAAATATCCACACTTCAACAATGGTTTTGAGATAAAATCTCATTTCGACAGAAAGGAACATGTGGGCGAtgtgtttcaggttttcagattaaaaagagCTGACTTTTCagttactttttaaatgattaaatgtatgTTAGTTCATGTCAGCAGCTTTCATTCTCTCTGTGCTCTTCATCCACATCTTTAAATAGAGTGGAACATCTGTTTAGTTTAATGCACTGCAAAATGTACCAAACAATACAACTGGTAGTGAAATGTGGAGAATCAAATCACATAATTCTTATTACAACATTATATTAGTTTATTACTACAGAGTGAGAGAGTATTGATTACCTGTCTGTGTGAGTCGATGACATTGACCACTGATATGTACTCAGGCTGACCCATGTGCTGCACAGGTGAGCCTTCCCACTGCCATATCGGAGCTTTCACTAAGTATTTCAGTAGCTCTTCTCTTTTCCAGCGCATATCGCATGGTAACTAAGGGAGAAATCATTTATGAACTCCAGCTTTTCTGAGGtgcatttaaaacatgaacattattaCCAGATaggagagagagcagtgagagGGACTCATGGGTTGTGCTGTTGCCTCGTGTCTCCTGTCTTCAATTTGCTGCACCCACGTGTGTAAAGCTGCAGCACTGTCACATATAAACACTTTGGAATCCACCATTGGTCCTGgatgaaagaaaagaacaacGTCATGTACAACACACTTTTCTAACATGATGCCATGTTATGGCTGATTTTCCGCGACCTCACTCACCGCTGATCTCAAACACGTGTGGTGATGACAGAGACATGTCAGGGTCCAGGGACACGGTTTGGACGTTGAGTCCAGAAAGAGGAAGGACGCCCTGCATGATGAGATGAGAcacagataaaataaagaaaaataggaCTCATTAGAATTATTGCTTGTCATTGTGCAGCAACTTCCTCCTGAACAactgctctgtgtctgtcacttcctgtcacatgtCCTGTCATGACCTTCATGTTTGTCTTGTACTTACAGGTCACCAAGATTTCAAGCTTTCTGAAACGACCACTCTAGGCTTCAGTATCTCACTACCTCACTCACCgttcagagaaccagggttaaCTCCTTAACCTAAACCCCACCAATCTTTAAAAAGTAGGTCTGGAAAAAGGTTTGGAAACACTATTGATGTTTGTACCTGTAATATCTGCTGTCGCTCTGGAGGCTTTTTACCCattgtgataaataaatgaatagaatagaatagaatttacCCCATAAATGAAGTCTTGTTGAGTGTGGTCGAGAGAGAGGATCAGCAGGTGAAAGGAGAACAACACGAGGAAGTGTTCGCTGGTTTCCTGCAGAAATAGAGTTTCATGGTGTAAAGTAGCGCATGAttttaaacaataacattttaaacacatttttcttcctGCGTAAAAGACAACATGACTCATTAATGTTAGAGTTGGACTTTGGTTCATTTGAGTGAATGATGAGTGGGTGGAGCCTGATGATGATTCCCAGCTGACTCCATGTTACCTGTGTGTATCTGTTGTAGAGAGACACCAGGGACGAGTGGATCACCTCTCCATACATGTGTGCAGGCTGACCCTCCCAGCTCCTGATTGGCTTCTGAGAGTAAATCCTCTTGTGCAGCTCGTCTCTGCTCTTGCCCCACAGCGTCATCTATAGACACAAAACTGTATCAGCGCATTCAGTTCAatttaaataactttatttcTCCATAAAGGAACGTTAAAGATCAAAGGAGACAGCACGAGTGCATGTAATAATCCAATGACATCAATATAAGACATACATAataccatttaaatgattattcaCTAGAAGGatgacttttaaatacaaacaaatggcaacaaacaacaaaaagcatACCAATTTACACACTGCTGTATAAAACGTATAAGCTAAGTCCTAAAAACTAATGTAGGATGTAC includes:
- the LOC122777396 gene encoding uncharacterized protein LOC122777396 isoform X2; the encoded protein is MGCCSVTQRHTGVDEVGPDEIELLELSGDNLGVWSLGETRLQLSVRSSSDEQQPPLPHPPQPPPRQPSVRRLEKEMTLWGKSRDELHKRIYSQKPIRSWEGQPAHMYGEVIHSSLVSLYNRYTQETSEHFLVLFSFHLLILSLDHTQQDFIYGGVLPLSGLNVQTVSLDPDMSLSSPHVFEISGPMVDSKVFICDSAAALHTWVQQIEDRRHEATAQPMSPSHCSLSYLLPCDMRWKREELLKYLVKAPIWQWEGSPVQHMGQPEYISVVNVIDSHRQGCQERLMVLFPQDVLLLSVDNNRVNMTYEGRLPRHSIRAVERSALPGRLQFELMGELVEPLQVSCLCLDDYQNWMFHLQQPDRSSHVTVSPAPPPILPKLHRSRKESQEPMISADQCHINGRS
- the LOC122777396 gene encoding uncharacterized protein LOC122777396 isoform X1; the encoded protein is MGCCSVTQRHTGVDEVGPDEIELLELSGDNLGVWSLGETRLQLSVRSSSDEQQPPLPHPPQPPPRQPSVRRLEKEVPMSVSVMTLWGKSRDELHKRIYSQKPIRSWEGQPAHMYGEVIHSSLVSLYNRYTQETSEHFLVLFSFHLLILSLDHTQQDFIYGGVLPLSGLNVQTVSLDPDMSLSSPHVFEISGPMVDSKVFICDSAAALHTWVQQIEDRRHEATAQPMSPSHCSLSYLLPCDMRWKREELLKYLVKAPIWQWEGSPVQHMGQPEYISVVNVIDSHRQGCQERLMVLFPQDVLLLSVDNNRVNMTYEGRLPRHSIRAVERSALPGRLQFELMGELVEPLQVSCLCLDDYQNWMFHLQQPDRSSHVTVSPAPPPILPKLHRSRKESQEPMISADQCHINGRS